In Paroedura picta isolate Pp20150507F chromosome 6, Ppicta_v3.0, whole genome shotgun sequence, one genomic interval encodes:
- the LOC143840779 gene encoding 2-oxoglutarate receptor 1-like yields MFAMDTAASDDVANLTDTLLNYDLAVFGNCTENVEELRQAYLPPLYGLIFVVSFPGNLIAISVYAFKMRPWKSSTIIMFNVACTDLLYLSSLPFLIHYYANGEDWVFGPFMCKFVRFGFHFTLYSSILFLTCFSIFRYLAVVHPMRTFHYRKRSWTIVACVAAWAVSLAVVTPINLLITAAEQENKSICLDLTSSEDLDMIRWYNWLLTGLIFYIPLITVTTCYALVIYTLATGPHVQNPYKQKARKLAFLLLADFFVCFLPFHVFRIARIELRLYPVSCEVEHRIHAIYVISRPLAALNTCTNLLLYVIISDNFRQAVQSLVRCRFSNYLQPTGSNSELNKSGIILKL; encoded by the coding sequence ATGTTTGCCATGGACACAGCTGCATCCGACGATGTAGCCAATCTAACCGACACGCTCCTGAATTACGACCTTGCTGTTTTCGGGAACTGCACCGAAAACGTGGAGGAACTCCGACAGGCCTACCTGCCGCCGCTCTACGGCTTAATCTTTGTCGTGAGCTTTCCGGGCAACCTCATTGCCATTTCGGTGTACGCTTTTAAGATGAGGCCCTGGAAAAGCAGCACCATCATAATGTTCAACGTGGCCTGCACAGATTTACTGTACCTCAGTAGCCTCCCGTTCCTGATTCACTACTATGCCAACGGAGAGGACTGGGTCTTTGGGCCCTTCATGTGCAAGTTCGTCCGGTTCGGCTTCCACTTCACCCTGTACAGCAGCATCCTCTTCCTCACCTGCTTCAGCATCTTCCGATACTTGGCGGTCGTCCACCCCATGCGGACCTTTCACTATCGGAAGAGGTCGTGGACTATCGTGGCCTGCGTGGCCGCTTGGGCCGTCTCGCTGGCGGTCGTGACGCCCatcaaccttttgatcaccgcCGCGGAGCAAGAGAACAAATCGATCTGCCTCGACCTTACTAGTTCTGAAGACCTGGATATGATTCGGTGGTACAACTGGCTTTTAACGGGCTTGATTTTCTATATCCCTTTGATAACTGTGACTACTTGCTATGCCCTGGTCATCTATACCTTGGCTACAGGGCCCCACGTGCAGAATCCTTATAAACAGAAGGCGCGTAAACTTGCCTTCCTCCTCCTGGCggacttttttgtgtgttttctcCCCTTCCATGTCTTTCGGATTGCCCGAATTGAATTAAGGCTGTACCCAGTCAGCTGTGAGGTTGAACACCGAATCCATGCCATCTATGTTATTAGTCGACCGCTGGCTGCCCTGAATACATGCACCAACCTTCTGCTTTATGTCATCATCAGTGATAATTTCCGGCAGGCTGTTCAATCTCTTGTCAGATGCCGGTTTAGCAACTACCTGCAACCAACAGGGAGTAACAGTGAACTGAACAAATCTGGGATTATATTAAAATTATGA